A single genomic interval of Spinacia oleracea cultivar Varoflay chromosome 6, BTI_SOV_V1, whole genome shotgun sequence harbors:
- the LOC110804527 gene encoding uncharacterized protein isoform X1: MSRVFYIPQVVHEPFWMYYNRVSAVIEYRCTHGTVNGLTGWDFFNAIYYGVNRETFEILQSNCNGELQHMHWRDAMPFFTWFARVQYFESHAYSRDLSHPCMNVNDFPHASNANAHDLDDNHSPHVDSQNSLHCEFSKSCPCRNYIDDDDYDYDYDSCYAKDDNQSSDENDVENGEVLNLEVVPLSPTSLPLSESDSHPIDDCPLNIENDLVHLGCHNSIEDVIECEAPNLVVLDDSAIYNEVDGCEFG, encoded by the coding sequence atgtcaagaGTGTTCTATATTCCTCAAGTTGTTCATGAACCATTTTGGATGTACTATAATAGAGTAAGTGCGGTGATTGAATATCGTTGCACCCATGGAACTGTTAATGGTTTAACGGGATGGGACTTTTTTAATGCCATATATTATGGAGTGAATAGGGAAACATTTGAGATTCTTCAATCCAATTGTAATGGAGAGCTTCAACACATGCATTGGAGAGATGCCATGCCTTTCTTTACGTGGTTTGCTAGAGTTCAATATTTTGAATCTCATGCTTATTCTCGTGATCTTTCGCATCCTTGCATGAATGTTAATGATTTCCCTCATGCTTCTAATGCTAATGCTCATGATCTTGATGACAACCATTCTCCCCATGTTGATTCTCAAAACTCCTTGCATTGTGAATTTTCCAAATCTTGTCCGTGTCGCAATtatattgatgatgatgattatgattatgattatgattcATGTTATGCTAAGGATGATAATCAATCTAGTGATGAGAATGATGTTGAAAATGGTGAGGTATTGAACTTAGAGGTTGTTCCTCTTTCCCCCACCTCCCTTCCCTTGAGCGAAAGTGACTCTCACCCCATTGATGATTGCCCATTGAATATTGAGAATGATTTGGTTCATTTGGGATGTCATAATTCTATTGAGGATGTCATTGAGTGTGAAGCACCTAATTTGGTGGTTTTGGATGATTCCGCGATTTATAATGAAGTTGATGGATGTGAATTTGGTTGA